Genomic window (Hippoglossus stenolepis isolate QCI-W04-F060 chromosome 11, HSTE1.2, whole genome shotgun sequence):
taaaaattcaaaatataaatctttTGAAATTCTTTTCAGCCCGTTTGTACTCACAGTGTCACTGAGCTCGATCACTTTGGAGAAGTAGAACCACCAGCATACTCTTGCCATCTgcacaacaggaggaagagaattATGTTGTCTCATCATAATTCGCTGTTTAAATTTCATTAACATTCTATCATGTGGACTTTGTGAAAGCTTGCATATAGATGAATTCATGAGAATGTGTTTGAGCTGTAAATTTAACGTATGGACATGTGGAGGGGTAATTTGAAGGCTGTAGGAGATCATGAGGGGCATTATGTGACAATTGTCCCATAAAGTAAGGTGTGTTAAACAGATTTACCCTCATGGCCGGCGGGCTGTCACTGTAGTCGACTGGCTGGCACAGCAGACTGTATCTGGCCAACCAGGAAGAGGCTGTGAACTGGAAAGACAAAGGCAGCTTTCATCTCAGCTTTGGTTTCTCTCGATCAGCACAGGGAGCTTTGATCCCGGTTTGTCACACAACATTTGACTGTGAATGAGTGaaatcacttcctgttggaCTGACAATCGTCAACATGATCAGGGAACATAACAAAAACGTGAGAGATGCCCTGAGATTTGTCTGTCTGACCTCATGGCTGTGGAGGAGCTACACTTGTTTTGCCACTGGGGGCAGCAGGAATATGCTGTAAGCACGAAACTGACGAATTTATTAGGTAacagcttcctgtttacacaacCGACGTTCACATTCCCTTGAAGTCCTATGACACTCAGACGGATTTTCCACCAAATTATTTCTGACTCTTGAACCAGATCCCTTCAGGGCTCTTAGAAACTTGGTTCTATCCAGCTTACATTTCCACCAGTTTTATGTGACCCATTCTTCATGTGAAAATATTGAATCATACAGCTTTGAAGACTAAATTACTCTACATATATCTGTTGTTGTTCCATAAATCATAGCCTCTAAAACCTTAAGAACAGGTAAGATGGGTTAGGTTTGCCCAATCGAGTTGTTCTGATCATTCTGAAGGTTCAAATGTAGTTGACATACTCCAGATTATGTGTCTACCTCTTGTACAAATGTCCCCACGCACAGTACAGCAGTACCTCATAGAACATGtaggcagacaggcagaccaTGGCAAAGTTGTACACGATCAGGACAGCTTTGAGGTTTACTGGCTGCCTCTTGGCCATCAGCTTCGGCCCTGCCCATATGATGACCAGGTAACACAGGAAGATGCAGCCGATTGGAACAGGAGAATAGACCAGCAGCCAGCTGTCTGTCCTCTTGTCTgggtgaatgagagagagagtgagacaagCAGAGGTCAAGGCAAACATTGTGCTGATGTCTCCACGTCACAACCTAACAATACATCACCGGAATAAATGAGCAGTTACACTGATAAGATAGAGGCAAAGACTTGCCTCCATTGTCCAGAATCCTTTGGTAGAGTAGTTGGATTTTCTGCCACAGGGCGAGAGACTGGACACcctgagacacagaaacacaacagcagggtaaatcatttttcattaatatatttctacacagaaaatgcatattatgtttaaaaacaacatttgggAGAGATACCACCTGAAACAATGGCTGATACAGTAAAGGAAGCATTGGCCCTCAAAGATGTATTCACAGATACTGATAAGCCAAAAGTCTTCACGACTAATATGATGGGAATTTCAagtttttacttcatttttctttcacttctatttactttatttacatgttgttattttaattgttcCTATACAAGTTTGTCATTGTGTCTCATTAAATAAAGGCtttgattatatatatttttaaatcttaatcaaagacaaaaaattaaagattaaaaattaGTAAGTAATATATACAAGAAACATCAGCAGGAAAAAGTATAATCCATATATTCATAAACTGTAACTTCCTTTGAAAGGTCTTAAAGAACACTGGTACAAAATTGTATTAAACCGCCCAGAGATGATCTGGATTATAATTCAAGGATTATGTTCACTAATCCAAACGTGTCTCTTGATAATGGATAATAACTCATAATCCTGTTGATGAGCGGCTGCCTAATGTGGACAACAGGGTGATTAACGTGGGACAGTGCTGCCACCTAGCGTTTGCAGGTGAAAGATCTGCACACAACAGGTCACTTCGGCTCTTCCTCGTCTTCCTTCATATTTCACACAGACCTGAGTTTGCCTATGTATGCTGTTTGCGCTTTTTGTTGAAACTTTTGCGCCACCTTGTGGTGAGTGGTGGCTGAGTTGTGGTCTTTGGTATTGCTCTGCAAACGTCCACTAAATACGTTTAAATTTGAACATTTGGggggaacaaaataaaactaaactaaactaaatataatattacaacGATATATTAGTATTTCTCCACTAAAATTAAATACAGCATTTGCAagaaatatatcaatatatagcaattgaacatttaaaatgctttttaaaaaagtacgGGGATGCAGATACTAAACACCTCATAATGCATAAATGCTGGCATATTTCATTTGACTGCTTCAAAGCAGATAGTGTCACAATCTCAAATTACAAACAGAGTTTTTAAAGGGTAGGAATACGTAAAATAACAccatcttcttttcttcttttctcactAACAATAAAGTAACCATAGTGCCACATCCAAGGAATACCATCATATACCGCCATTTAATTTACatgtgttattttaattatttcacaaaatagCACAATTAAAAGTCCACTCACTCTCTTGAGTTCACAGTTTTTTAGCGGAAATCTTTACGACATATACCCTCAATCCACAGTATAATGCCATATGTATACAGTCTTTCAAAAGAAGcatcacaaaaacagaacaataggagcagtaaaataataaaatatttagaGACACTGTATTTTTGATGTTCATTAGgtgtaagccataatcatctTAAACAAAAAAggcttgaaatatttcactttacGTGTAATGAATCTAGAAGATTTGAAAATTTCCATTTTTGAgatttaatttgcacaaatgtaAGAACTGTTCCATGATCTTCTCATTTTTTTGAGATTCACCtgaatcaaatacattttgtgtgttgcagtggtTGTTGCAGTGCAGACACTGagtgtcaggaggaggaggccgtgtGCACGGAGCTAAGTAGTTTAGCTCCTCCTGGGTTTACGCAGGGAAATCCCTCACAGAGCCACAACCTGCTGAGCTGCATGTCAGAGAACAACAAGACCACAGCAACATGGCAATATATGAAAATCACAACAGCAAGGCAATATTATGGTTAGAAAAATACCACTGTTTCAATGAGCAGTCTACAGTACATTATTATACATTGAGATAATATACAGTGTTAACAGTTGTGCTGTTCATCTGATTTAGTCACATGCAGGCAGCCATACAAATGGAGATGAAGACTACCAGTTATCTTTCATCATATTGTATTAATGCTAAGGAACTGGTGTAATATCTAGATTTGGTacaaagaaatagaaaagatgcatactttaatactttttgTTGAATTGAAACATTCTATGATacaataaagacagattttggACAGCTTCGAGAGAGTGAGCTCACCTTCATTCTGACGTTTCAGAcgtgttttttctcctcaggtTATCCACCGGTCAAACAGCGGCTGCATCTCAGCACTGAGGATCAGCCACCTGTTGgtcagccctctctctctctctctctctctctctcgctctctctctctctctctctctctctcaacttAATACTTTCCAGCTAAATCCCATCGAACACAGTTTCTAGTGAAATTCAGATTTAACTAATTAACTATATTATGTCATTTATCGGtaatatgtattatattataagtaacattattattactatatatatatataataaaataattccTGATGTCTGATAGTCTGATAGTCTGATGTCAAAAGGtatttctgtattgttttgGGGCCAGAGTCTGTACAGTCATGATCAGGGAGCAAGAAGATGatgatacacatgctcgaccaatcgcaagtcagtctcagctgtcaatcatgacatttccccttgtttttatgacatcaaataattaatt
Coding sequences:
- the elovl8a gene encoding ELOVL fatty acid elongase 8a isoform X1 translates to MYLIQGVQSLALWQKIQLLYQRILDNGDKRTDSWLLVYSPVPIGCIFLCYLVIIWAGPKLMAKRQPVNLKAVLIVYNFAMVCLSAYMFYEFTASSWLARYSLLCQPVDYSDSPPAMRMARVCWWFYFSKVIELSDTIFFILRKKNSQLTFLHIYHHATMIFNWWAGVKYVAGGQSFLIGLINSLVHILMYLYYGLAALGPSMTKYLWWKRYLTSLQLLQFFIVTIHTTYNLFADCDFPDSMNVVVFAYSLSLIALFSNFYYRSYLDKKKTT